One Drosophila kikkawai strain 14028-0561.14 chromosome 3L, DkikHiC1v2, whole genome shotgun sequence genomic window carries:
- the Taf6 gene encoding transcription initiation factor TFIID subunit 6 isoform X4, producing the protein MSGKPAKANSASMLYGSSISAESMKVIAESIGVGSLSDDAAKELAEDVSIKLKRIVQDAAKFMHHAKRQKLSVRDIDMSLKVRNVEPQYGFVSKDFIPFRFASGGGRELHFTEDKEIDLNEITSSNSVKIPLDLTLRSHWFVVEGVQPTVPENPPPLSKDSQFLDSVNPVIKLDQGLNKDAAGKPTTGKIHKLKNVETIHVKQLATHELSVEQQLYYKEITEACVGSDEPRRGEALQSLGSDPGLHEMLPRMCTFIAEGVKVNVVQNNLALLIYLMRMVRALLDNPSLFLEKYLHELIPSVMTCIVSKQLCMRPELDNHWALRDFASRLMAQICKTFNTLTNNLQTRVTRIFSKALQNDKTHLSSLYGSIAGLSELGGEVIKVFIIPRLKFISERIEPHLLGTSISNTDKTAAGHIRAMLQKCCPPILKQMRAAPDTAEEYKNDFGFLGPSLCQAVVKVRNAPATSIVTLSSNTINTAPITSAAQTATTIGRVSMPSTQGQRQGSPGVSALPQIRAIQTNQPPQKFVIVTQNSPQQQGQAKVVRRGSSPHSVVLSAASNGANASNSNSNSSGGGSGNGNSLIATQRSNDNLNLSERPRCQLADH; encoded by the exons ATGAGTGGGAAACCTGCAAAGGCGAACAGCGCCTCCATGCTGTACGGCTCCAGCATATCGGCGGAGTCCATGAAGGTGATCGCGGAAAGCATCGGCGTGGGCTCTTTGTCGGATGACGCCGCCAAGGAACTGGCCGAAGATGTGTCCATTAAACTGAAGAGAATTGTGCAGGATGCGGCGAAATTTATGCATCACGCCAAGCGACAGAAGCTCTCCGTGCGGGACATAGACATGTCCTTGAAGGTGCGTAATGTGGAGCCGCAGTATGGATTCGTGTCCAAGGACTTTATCCCCTTCCGCTTTGCATCCGGCGGCGGCCGAGAGCTGCATTTCACCGAGGACAAGGAGATCGACCTGAACGAGATCACGTCGAGCAACTCGGTGAAGATACCGCTGGACCTCACGCTACGTTCACATTGGTTTGTGGTGGAGGGGGTCCAGCCGACTGTCCCTGAGAATCCGCCGCCGCTCTCGAAGGACTCCCAGTTCCTGGACTCTGTTAACCCAGTGATCAAACTAGACCAGGGCCTGAACAAGGATGCGGCTGGCAAGCCCACCACCGGCAAGATCCACAAGCTTAAGAACGTGGAGACCATCCATGTCAAGCAGCTGGCCACGCACGAGTTGTCCGTGGAGCAGCAGCTGTACTACAAGGAAATCACCGAGGCCTGCGTGGGATCCGACGAGCCGAGAAGGGGCGAGGCGTTGCAGTCGCTGGGATCTGATCCCGGCCTGCACGAGATGCTGCCCCGCATGTGCACGTTCATCGCCGAGGGCGTCAAGGTCAATGTGGTGCAGAACAATCTGGCGCTGCTCATCTACCTCATGCGAATGGTGCGGGCGCTGCTGGACAATCCGTCTCTCTTTCTGGAGAAATAC CTGCACGAACTGATACCCTCTGTGATGACTTGCATTGTGTCAAAGCAGCTTTGCATGAGGCCGGAACTGGACAATCACTGGGCGCTGCGAGACTTCGCCTCCCGCCTGATGGCCCAGATCTGCAAGACCTTCAACACCCTAACCAACAACCTGCAAACACGTGTGACGCG CATCTTCAGCAAGGCCCTGCAGAACGACAAGACCCATCTGTCGTCGCTTTACGGCTCTATTGCCGGGCTATCGGAGCTGGGAGGAGAGGTTATCAAGGTGTTCATCATACCCCGTCTTAAGTTCATATCAGAACGCATCGAACCCCATCTGCTGGGCACCTCCATCAGCAACACAGATAAGACTGCCGCCGGCCACATACGTGCTATGCTGCAGAAGTGCTGTCCACCGATCCTCAAGCAGATGCGCGCCGCTCCTGATACGGCGGAGGAGTACAAGAACGACTTTGGCTTCCTTGGACCCTCGTTGTGCCAGGCGGTCGTAAAAGTACGTAACGCGCCAGCTACGAGCATTGTGACCCTTTCGTCCAACACCATCAACACGGCGCCCATCACGAGTGCAGCCCAAACGGCCACCACCATCGGGCGAGTGTCAATGCCCAGTACACAGGGACAGAGACAGGG AAGTCCCGGGGTGTCGGCGTTGCCTCAGATTCGGGCCATTCAGACCAACCAGCCGCCGCAAAAGTTCGTCATTGTCACTCAGAACTCGCCGCAGCAACAGGGCCAGGCAAAAGTTGTGCGTCGGGGCAGCTCCCCGCACAGCGTTGTCCTCTCCGCGGCGTCCAACGGGGCCAATGCCTCCAACTCGAACTCCAATTCGAGTGGCGGTGGAAGCGGGAACGGCAACAGCCTCATCGCCACGCAACGGAGCAACGATAAT TTGAATCTTTCAGAGCGCCCTAGATGCCAGCTCGCTGATCATTGA
- the Taf6 gene encoding transcription initiation factor TFIID subunit 6 isoform X2 → MSGKPAKANSASMLYGSSISAESMKVIAESIGVGSLSDDAAKELAEDVSIKLKRIVQDAAKFMHHAKRQKLSVRDIDMSLKVRNVEPQYGFVSKDFIPFRFASGGGRELHFTEDKEIDLNEITSSNSVKIPLDLTLRSHWFVVEGVQPTVPENPPPLSKDSQFLDSVNPVIKLDQGLNKDAAGKPTTGKIHKLKNVETIHVKQLATHELSVEQQLYYKEITEACVGSDEPRRGEALQSLGSDPGLHEMLPRMCTFIAEGVKVNVVQNNLALLIYLMRMVRALLDNPSLFLEKYLHELIPSVMTCIVSKQLCMRPELDNHWALRDFASRLMAQICKTFNTLTNNLQTRVTRIFSKALQNDKTHLSSLYGSIAGLSELGGEVIKVFIIPRLKFISERIEPHLLGTSISNTDKTAAGHIRAMLQKCCPPILKQMRAAPDTAEEYKNDFGFLGPSLCQAVVKVRNAPATSIVTLSSNTINTAPITSAAQTATTIGRVSMPSTQGQRQGSPGVSALPQIRAIQTNQPPQKFVIVTQNSPQQQGQAKVVRRGSSPHSVVLSAASNGANASNSNSNSSGGGSGNGNSLIATQRSNDNSALDASSLIIETEIVRAPPEQDDLSHLE, encoded by the exons ATGAGTGGGAAACCTGCAAAGGCGAACAGCGCCTCCATGCTGTACGGCTCCAGCATATCGGCGGAGTCCATGAAGGTGATCGCGGAAAGCATCGGCGTGGGCTCTTTGTCGGATGACGCCGCCAAGGAACTGGCCGAAGATGTGTCCATTAAACTGAAGAGAATTGTGCAGGATGCGGCGAAATTTATGCATCACGCCAAGCGACAGAAGCTCTCCGTGCGGGACATAGACATGTCCTTGAAGGTGCGTAATGTGGAGCCGCAGTATGGATTCGTGTCCAAGGACTTTATCCCCTTCCGCTTTGCATCCGGCGGCGGCCGAGAGCTGCATTTCACCGAGGACAAGGAGATCGACCTGAACGAGATCACGTCGAGCAACTCGGTGAAGATACCGCTGGACCTCACGCTACGTTCACATTGGTTTGTGGTGGAGGGGGTCCAGCCGACTGTCCCTGAGAATCCGCCGCCGCTCTCGAAGGACTCCCAGTTCCTGGACTCTGTTAACCCAGTGATCAAACTAGACCAGGGCCTGAACAAGGATGCGGCTGGCAAGCCCACCACCGGCAAGATCCACAAGCTTAAGAACGTGGAGACCATCCATGTCAAGCAGCTGGCCACGCACGAGTTGTCCGTGGAGCAGCAGCTGTACTACAAGGAAATCACCGAGGCCTGCGTGGGATCCGACGAGCCGAGAAGGGGCGAGGCGTTGCAGTCGCTGGGATCTGATCCCGGCCTGCACGAGATGCTGCCCCGCATGTGCACGTTCATCGCCGAGGGCGTCAAGGTCAATGTGGTGCAGAACAATCTGGCGCTGCTCATCTACCTCATGCGAATGGTGCGGGCGCTGCTGGACAATCCGTCTCTCTTTCTGGAGAAATAC CTGCACGAACTGATACCCTCTGTGATGACTTGCATTGTGTCAAAGCAGCTTTGCATGAGGCCGGAACTGGACAATCACTGGGCGCTGCGAGACTTCGCCTCCCGCCTGATGGCCCAGATCTGCAAGACCTTCAACACCCTAACCAACAACCTGCAAACACGTGTGACGCG CATCTTCAGCAAGGCCCTGCAGAACGACAAGACCCATCTGTCGTCGCTTTACGGCTCTATTGCCGGGCTATCGGAGCTGGGAGGAGAGGTTATCAAGGTGTTCATCATACCCCGTCTTAAGTTCATATCAGAACGCATCGAACCCCATCTGCTGGGCACCTCCATCAGCAACACAGATAAGACTGCCGCCGGCCACATACGTGCTATGCTGCAGAAGTGCTGTCCACCGATCCTCAAGCAGATGCGCGCCGCTCCTGATACGGCGGAGGAGTACAAGAACGACTTTGGCTTCCTTGGACCCTCGTTGTGCCAGGCGGTCGTAAAAGTACGTAACGCGCCAGCTACGAGCATTGTGACCCTTTCGTCCAACACCATCAACACGGCGCCCATCACGAGTGCAGCCCAAACGGCCACCACCATCGGGCGAGTGTCAATGCCCAGTACACAGGGACAGAGACAGGG AAGTCCCGGGGTGTCGGCGTTGCCTCAGATTCGGGCCATTCAGACCAACCAGCCGCCGCAAAAGTTCGTCATTGTCACTCAGAACTCGCCGCAGCAACAGGGCCAGGCAAAAGTTGTGCGTCGGGGCAGCTCCCCGCACAGCGTTGTCCTCTCCGCGGCGTCCAACGGGGCCAATGCCTCCAACTCGAACTCCAATTCGAGTGGCGGTGGAAGCGGGAACGGCAACAGCCTCATCGCCACGCAACGGAGCAACGATAAT AGCGCCCTAGATGCCAGCTCGCTGATCATTGAGACGGAAATCGTGCGCGCCCCGCCAGAGCAGGACGATCTCTCGCATCTGGAGTAG
- the Taf6 gene encoding transcription initiation factor TFIID subunit 6 isoform X1 codes for MSGKPAKANSASMLYGSSISAESMKVIAESIGVGSLSDDAAKELAEDVSIKLKRIVQDAAKFMHHAKRQKLSVRDIDMSLKVRNVEPQYGFVSKDFIPFRFASGGGRELHFTEDKEIDLNEITSSNSVKIPLDLTLRSHWFVVEGVQPTVPENPPPLSKDSQFLDSVNPVIKLDQGLNKDAAGKPTTGKIHKLKNVETIHVKQLATHELSVEQQLYYKEITEACVGSDEPRRGEALQSLGSDPGLHEMLPRMCTFIAEGVKVNVVQNNLALLIYLMRMVRALLDNPSLFLEKYLHELIPSVMTCIVSKQLCMRPELDNHWALRDFASRLMAQICKTFNTLTNNLQTRVTRIFSKALQNDKTHLSSLYGSIAGLSELGGEVIKVFIIPRLKFISERIEPHLLGTSISNTDKTAAGHIRAMLQKCCPPILKQMRAAPDTAEEYKNDFGFLGPSLCQAVVKVRNAPATSIVTLSSNTINTAPITSAAQTATTIGRVSMPSTQGQRQGSPGVSALPQIRAIQTNQPPQKFVIVTQNSPQQQGQAKVVRRGSSPHSVVLSAASNGANASNSNSNSSGGGSGNGNSLIATQRSNDNVCSALDASSLIIETEIVRAPPEQDDLSHLE; via the exons ATGAGTGGGAAACCTGCAAAGGCGAACAGCGCCTCCATGCTGTACGGCTCCAGCATATCGGCGGAGTCCATGAAGGTGATCGCGGAAAGCATCGGCGTGGGCTCTTTGTCGGATGACGCCGCCAAGGAACTGGCCGAAGATGTGTCCATTAAACTGAAGAGAATTGTGCAGGATGCGGCGAAATTTATGCATCACGCCAAGCGACAGAAGCTCTCCGTGCGGGACATAGACATGTCCTTGAAGGTGCGTAATGTGGAGCCGCAGTATGGATTCGTGTCCAAGGACTTTATCCCCTTCCGCTTTGCATCCGGCGGCGGCCGAGAGCTGCATTTCACCGAGGACAAGGAGATCGACCTGAACGAGATCACGTCGAGCAACTCGGTGAAGATACCGCTGGACCTCACGCTACGTTCACATTGGTTTGTGGTGGAGGGGGTCCAGCCGACTGTCCCTGAGAATCCGCCGCCGCTCTCGAAGGACTCCCAGTTCCTGGACTCTGTTAACCCAGTGATCAAACTAGACCAGGGCCTGAACAAGGATGCGGCTGGCAAGCCCACCACCGGCAAGATCCACAAGCTTAAGAACGTGGAGACCATCCATGTCAAGCAGCTGGCCACGCACGAGTTGTCCGTGGAGCAGCAGCTGTACTACAAGGAAATCACCGAGGCCTGCGTGGGATCCGACGAGCCGAGAAGGGGCGAGGCGTTGCAGTCGCTGGGATCTGATCCCGGCCTGCACGAGATGCTGCCCCGCATGTGCACGTTCATCGCCGAGGGCGTCAAGGTCAATGTGGTGCAGAACAATCTGGCGCTGCTCATCTACCTCATGCGAATGGTGCGGGCGCTGCTGGACAATCCGTCTCTCTTTCTGGAGAAATAC CTGCACGAACTGATACCCTCTGTGATGACTTGCATTGTGTCAAAGCAGCTTTGCATGAGGCCGGAACTGGACAATCACTGGGCGCTGCGAGACTTCGCCTCCCGCCTGATGGCCCAGATCTGCAAGACCTTCAACACCCTAACCAACAACCTGCAAACACGTGTGACGCG CATCTTCAGCAAGGCCCTGCAGAACGACAAGACCCATCTGTCGTCGCTTTACGGCTCTATTGCCGGGCTATCGGAGCTGGGAGGAGAGGTTATCAAGGTGTTCATCATACCCCGTCTTAAGTTCATATCAGAACGCATCGAACCCCATCTGCTGGGCACCTCCATCAGCAACACAGATAAGACTGCCGCCGGCCACATACGTGCTATGCTGCAGAAGTGCTGTCCACCGATCCTCAAGCAGATGCGCGCCGCTCCTGATACGGCGGAGGAGTACAAGAACGACTTTGGCTTCCTTGGACCCTCGTTGTGCCAGGCGGTCGTAAAAGTACGTAACGCGCCAGCTACGAGCATTGTGACCCTTTCGTCCAACACCATCAACACGGCGCCCATCACGAGTGCAGCCCAAACGGCCACCACCATCGGGCGAGTGTCAATGCCCAGTACACAGGGACAGAGACAGGG AAGTCCCGGGGTGTCGGCGTTGCCTCAGATTCGGGCCATTCAGACCAACCAGCCGCCGCAAAAGTTCGTCATTGTCACTCAGAACTCGCCGCAGCAACAGGGCCAGGCAAAAGTTGTGCGTCGGGGCAGCTCCCCGCACAGCGTTGTCCTCTCCGCGGCGTCCAACGGGGCCAATGCCTCCAACTCGAACTCCAATTCGAGTGGCGGTGGAAGCGGGAACGGCAACAGCCTCATCGCCACGCAACGGAGCAACGATAATGTGTGT AGCGCCCTAGATGCCAGCTCGCTGATCATTGAGACGGAAATCGTGCGCGCCCCGCCAGAGCAGGACGATCTCTCGCATCTGGAGTAG
- the Taf6 gene encoding transcription initiation factor TFIID subunit 6 isoform X3: MSGKPAKANSASMLYGSSISAESMKVIAESIGVGSLSDDAAKELAEDVSIKLKRIVQDAAKFMHHAKRQKLSVRDIDMSLKVRNVEPQYGFVSKDFIPFRFASGGGRELHFTEDKEIDLNEITSSNSVKIPLDLTLRSHWFVVEGVQPTVPENPPPLSKDSQFLDSVNPVIKLDQGLNKDAAGKPTTGKIHKLKNVETIHVKQLATHELSVEQQLYYKEITEACVGSDEPRRGEALQSLGSDPGLHEMLPRMCTFIAEGVKVNVVQNNLALLIYLMRMVRALLDNPSLFLEKYLHELIPSVMTCIVSKQLCMRPELDNHWALRDFASRLMAQICKTFNTLTNNLQTRVTRIFSKALQNDKTHLSSLYGSIAGLSELGGEVIKVFIIPRLKFISERIEPHLLGTSISNTDKTAAGHIRAMLQKCCPPILKQMRAAPDTAEEYKNDFGFLGPSLCQAVVKVRNAPATSIVTLSSNTINTAPITSAAQTATTIGRVSMPSTQGQRQGSPGVSALPQIRAIQTNQPPQKFVIVTQNSPQQQGQAKVVRRGSSPHSVVLSAASNGANASNSNSNSSGGGSGNGNSLIATQRSNDNVCVSAGSEAPADDGITVESFRAP, from the exons ATGAGTGGGAAACCTGCAAAGGCGAACAGCGCCTCCATGCTGTACGGCTCCAGCATATCGGCGGAGTCCATGAAGGTGATCGCGGAAAGCATCGGCGTGGGCTCTTTGTCGGATGACGCCGCCAAGGAACTGGCCGAAGATGTGTCCATTAAACTGAAGAGAATTGTGCAGGATGCGGCGAAATTTATGCATCACGCCAAGCGACAGAAGCTCTCCGTGCGGGACATAGACATGTCCTTGAAGGTGCGTAATGTGGAGCCGCAGTATGGATTCGTGTCCAAGGACTTTATCCCCTTCCGCTTTGCATCCGGCGGCGGCCGAGAGCTGCATTTCACCGAGGACAAGGAGATCGACCTGAACGAGATCACGTCGAGCAACTCGGTGAAGATACCGCTGGACCTCACGCTACGTTCACATTGGTTTGTGGTGGAGGGGGTCCAGCCGACTGTCCCTGAGAATCCGCCGCCGCTCTCGAAGGACTCCCAGTTCCTGGACTCTGTTAACCCAGTGATCAAACTAGACCAGGGCCTGAACAAGGATGCGGCTGGCAAGCCCACCACCGGCAAGATCCACAAGCTTAAGAACGTGGAGACCATCCATGTCAAGCAGCTGGCCACGCACGAGTTGTCCGTGGAGCAGCAGCTGTACTACAAGGAAATCACCGAGGCCTGCGTGGGATCCGACGAGCCGAGAAGGGGCGAGGCGTTGCAGTCGCTGGGATCTGATCCCGGCCTGCACGAGATGCTGCCCCGCATGTGCACGTTCATCGCCGAGGGCGTCAAGGTCAATGTGGTGCAGAACAATCTGGCGCTGCTCATCTACCTCATGCGAATGGTGCGGGCGCTGCTGGACAATCCGTCTCTCTTTCTGGAGAAATAC CTGCACGAACTGATACCCTCTGTGATGACTTGCATTGTGTCAAAGCAGCTTTGCATGAGGCCGGAACTGGACAATCACTGGGCGCTGCGAGACTTCGCCTCCCGCCTGATGGCCCAGATCTGCAAGACCTTCAACACCCTAACCAACAACCTGCAAACACGTGTGACGCG CATCTTCAGCAAGGCCCTGCAGAACGACAAGACCCATCTGTCGTCGCTTTACGGCTCTATTGCCGGGCTATCGGAGCTGGGAGGAGAGGTTATCAAGGTGTTCATCATACCCCGTCTTAAGTTCATATCAGAACGCATCGAACCCCATCTGCTGGGCACCTCCATCAGCAACACAGATAAGACTGCCGCCGGCCACATACGTGCTATGCTGCAGAAGTGCTGTCCACCGATCCTCAAGCAGATGCGCGCCGCTCCTGATACGGCGGAGGAGTACAAGAACGACTTTGGCTTCCTTGGACCCTCGTTGTGCCAGGCGGTCGTAAAAGTACGTAACGCGCCAGCTACGAGCATTGTGACCCTTTCGTCCAACACCATCAACACGGCGCCCATCACGAGTGCAGCCCAAACGGCCACCACCATCGGGCGAGTGTCAATGCCCAGTACACAGGGACAGAGACAGGG AAGTCCCGGGGTGTCGGCGTTGCCTCAGATTCGGGCCATTCAGACCAACCAGCCGCCGCAAAAGTTCGTCATTGTCACTCAGAACTCGCCGCAGCAACAGGGCCAGGCAAAAGTTGTGCGTCGGGGCAGCTCCCCGCACAGCGTTGTCCTCTCCGCGGCGTCCAACGGGGCCAATGCCTCCAACTCGAACTCCAATTCGAGTGGCGGTGGAAGCGGGAACGGCAACAGCCTCATCGCCACGCAACGGAGCAACGATAATGTGTGTGTTAGTGCCGGTAGCGAAGCGCCAGCAGATGATGGTATAACAGTTGAATCTTTCAGAGCGCCCTAG